From Puntigrus tetrazona isolate hp1 chromosome 8, ASM1883169v1, whole genome shotgun sequence, the proteins below share one genomic window:
- the commd10 gene encoding COMM domain-containing protein 10: MSSIIPETQSIKEAVIHINSIDINKFSRLLSRILQKLHLKEERSFSEEEEEKLQSALSLEKQTLHLLLETLSFILEQAVYHNLKPASLRQQLENLSVQTEKAQVFAQVWAAAAPEVLEKIRLGIFAPKKLDVVGWQLNLQMSSSSRSRLKAPHAVLNLGLRTEDDSESLQDVFVELNHQDLLDFYNQMEMIQTQLDSLS, from the exons ATGAGTTCAATAATCCCAGAGACACAGAG CATCAAAGAAGCTGTGATTCACATCAACTCCATCGACATCAACAAGTTCTCCAGACTCCTGTCCCGCATCCTGCAGAAACTCCAcctgaag gagGAGCGCTCCTTCagtgaggaggaagaggagaagctCCAGAGCGCTCTATCTCTGGAGAAGCAGACTCTTCATCTTCTGCTGGAGACTCTGTCCTTCATCCTCGAACAG GCCGTCTATCATAACCTGAAGCCGGCGTCTCTCAGGCAGCAGCTGGAGAACCTCAGCGTCCAGACGGAGAAGGCCCAGGTGTTTGCTCAGGTCTGGGCTGCAGCTGCTCCCGAGGTTCTGGAGAAGATCCGACTCGGGATATTTGCTCCTAAAAAG CTGGATGTGGTCGGCTGGCAGCTCAATCTGCAGATGTCTTCATCGTCTCGGAGCAGACTGAAAGCTCCTCACGCCGTCCTCAATCTGGGGCTCCGCACGGAGGACGACAGCGAG AGCCTGCAGGACGTGTTTGTGGAGCTCAACCACCAGGATCTGCTGGACTTCTACAATCAG ATGGAGATGATCCAGACTCAGCTGGACTCTCTGAGCTGA